The following are encoded in a window of Gossypium raimondii isolate GPD5lz chromosome 13, ASM2569854v1, whole genome shotgun sequence genomic DNA:
- the LOC105782944 gene encoding uncharacterized protein LOC105782944 isoform X1 codes for MGTKVQSKSYLPGFYSMRDFNEDSNGCSWPLYYGDKTLTNGQYYNSFFPRAIADVYPEYDKDRLKRTMLEHEAIFHNQVSELHRLYRIQRDLMDEVKKKELQKDQVPTGPSLSSSLLASQITSEVAHKCHIPNSPVANSVCGRPSISGVEDAHSRLSSVKGSSIQAGPFLSQNGVNLKDVEVLECRPTKVRRKMFDLQLPADTYIDIEEAEEFRNDIASGFSTYLPNGNGKIEPESGGKPFRNGVGKTSCHGDGSKSDACSKGKSCLADLNEPVEIEETNGSAHSHFVRHDRYHRGHELSAKPKPELLGFPKDISVNFHRQSDNRSITNLHVENNENARGIFSHVLEAGHSKGNSTSISQSFQPQKLPVPYQQVQVLFEKAHDPPTFSLTDRSKADFSRDRMLQSFEVSGRNHEISNNSYPESNMISKVSLNLFASSDTVNPWSHSISSLEKPSSSLNQKSLSVQTHPSLNSYGPYGKSSGISPHSNESFSKKRQESSNSKLNPAFGSEFSYRNGFHYGSSSGSKELGVQLLSTSYGSNVGKVVSEQFPTHGSTMPYNCSNGVDMKSAIDVNLNVVLSNNSSNMPVTQRGPQIDLQRKHEDHLPGLPWLRAKAACKNEAISARRDLNLNVGESIFFQSSSKKSTNKNETGNGFSQIFPQNVKSISSSNNADANRSEISECLHDKRILGVPIFEKHYVSENESSFTSPYVSGSQPSEGEAENKGRNMLLDINLPCDVSLDASQDNVAENSAIEKEADMKISSFGHQIDLNSCAVEDEASFILNVPSTGRKMTGGIDLEAPLIPEPEDVIHGEELSEKAHDLPLVSAESRDESLQDGPMKSAAEAIVAISSSGHCSHLDDVNCNSSETSTTDPLNWFAETVSSFGKDLDSKLEAISRDKDGGRDESSLEDIDSFESMVLRLAETKEEDYMPEPLVPENFKVEETGSTSLLTIRTRKGQGRRGRQRRDFQKDILPGLASLSRHEVTQDLQTFGGLMRATGHSWNSGLTRRNCGRGRRRSITTSPPASAAATSRTPLMQQLNNAELGLDDGSLTGWGKTTRRPRRQRCPAGNLPSLALT; via the exons ATGGGAACAAAAGTTCAGTCGAAAAGCTATTTGCCAGGATTTTACTCAATGAGGGATTTCAACGAGGACTCTAATGGTTGTAGCTGGCCACTTTATTATGGGGATAAAACCTTGACAAACGGTCAGTACTACAATAGCTTTTTCCCGAGGGCCATTGCAGATGTGTATCCTGAGTATGATAAGGACCGATTGAAGAGAACAATGCTTGAGCACGAGGCTATATTTCATAATCAG GTTTCCGAGCTTCATCGCCTGTACAGAATACAAAGGGACTTGATGGAtgaagtgaaaaagaaagaattacaAAAAGATCAGGTTCCTACTGGACCATCATTATCATCAAGCTTGTTAGCGTCGCAAATTACAAGTGAAGTTGCTCACAAATGTCATATCCCCAACTCCCCCGTGGCAAATTCTGTTTGTGGTAGACCATCTATTTCTGGAGTTGAAGATGCTCATTCTCGCCTTAGTTCCGTGAAGGGAAGCAGCATCCAAGCTGGTCCCTTTTTGTCCCAAAATGGAGTTAATTTAAAGGATGTTGAGGTGCTAGAGTGCAGGCCTACAAAAGTGAGAAGGAAAATGTTTGATCTTCAACTTCCGGCAGATACATACATTGATATTGAAGAAGCGGAAGAGTTTCGGAATGACATAGCATCCGGCTTTTCAACTTATCTTccaaatggaaatgggaaaatTGAGCCAGAGAGTGGTGGGAAGCCATTTCGTAATGGTGTTGGAAAGACTAGTTGCCACGGAGATGGATCAAAATCTGATGCATGTTCGAAGGGCAAAAGTTGTTTGGCTGACTTGAATGAGCCAGTTGAGATTGAAGAAACCAATGGTTCTGCACATTCTCACTTTGTACGCCATGATCGCTATCATAGAGGTCATGAACTGTCAGCAAAACCAAAGCCAGAACTTCTTGGTTTCCCAAAAGACATTTCTGTGAATTTTCATCGCCAAAGTGATAATCGGTCCATAACTAATTTGCATGTTGAAAACAATGAGAATGCTAGAGGAATCTTTTCCCATGTGCTTGAAGCTG GGCACAGTAAAGGCAACTCAACGTCTATTTCACAAAGTTTTCAGCCACAGAAGTTGCCTGTACCGTACCAGCAAGTACAGGTTCTTTTCGAGAAAGCTCATGATCCACCAACGTTTTCACTAACTGACCGAAGCAAGGCGGATTTCTCAAGAGACAGAATGCTTCAAAGTTTTGAAGTTTCGGGAAGAAACCATGAAATCTCCAATAACAGCTATCCAGAGTCAAACATGATTTCTAAGGTTAGTTTGAATCTGTTTGCTTCTTCTGATACGGTAAATCCATGGTCTCATTCGATTTCTTCTTTGGAAAAGCCTTCGAGCAGCTTGAACCAGAAGTCATTGTCAGTTCAGACTCACCCATCTTTGAATTCATATGGTCCTTATGGTAAGAGTTCTGGCATATCACCCCATAGCAATGAGAGTTTCAGCAAGAAAAGGCAAGAAAGTAGCAATTCTAAACTTAACCCTGCTTTTGGAAGTGAATTTTCCTATCGGAACGGTTTTCATTATGGATCCTCGTCGGGGTCCAAGGAACTTGGAGTTCAGCTCCTTTCTACCAGTTATGGTAGTAATGTTGGTAAGGTGGTCTCTGAGCAATTCCCTACTCATGGTTCGACTATGCCTTACAACTGCTCGAACGGTGTTGATATGAAGTCTGCTATCGATGTGAATTTGAATGTGGTGCTTTCAAACAATTCATCTAACATGCCAGTTACGCAACGAGGTCCTCAAATAGATTTACAAAGAAAGCATGAAGACCATCTACCAGGGCTGCCATGGCTAAGGGCCAAGGCTGCTTGTAAGAATGAGGCGATAAGTGCAAGGAGGGACTTGAACTTGAACGTTGGAGAGTCAATCTTCTTTCAATCTTCTTCGAAGAAATCGACCAATAAAAATGAGACTGGAAATGGTTTCAGTCAAATTTTTCCACAGAATGTGAAGTCAATTTCATCCTCCAACAATGCCGATGCCAACAGGAGTGAAATAAGTGAATGTCTGCATGATAAAAGGATTTTAGGGGTtcccatttttgaaaaacattatgTTTCTGAGAACGAGTCTTCTTTTACCTCCCCATATGTATCTGGTTCTCAACCATCTGAAGGTGAAGCAGAAAATAAGGGGAGAAATATGTTACTTGATATTAACTTACCTTGTGATGTGTCTCTTGATGCGAGCCAAGACAATGTTGCAGAGAATTCGGCCATAGAGAAGGAAGCAGATATGAAGATATCAAGTTTCGGACATCAAATTGACTTGAACTCGTGTGCTGTTGAGGATGAAGCTTCTTTTATACTGAATGTTCCAAGCACTGGTAGGAAGATGACTGGAGGAATAGATTTGGAAGCTCCACTCATTCCCGAGCCTGAGGATGTTATTCATGGAGAAGAATTATCAGAAAAGGCACATGACTTACCTCTGGTATCAGCAGAAAGCCGAGATGAGTCCTTGCAGGATGGACCTATGAAGAGTGCAGCTGAGGCAATAGTGGCCATCTCATCATCCGGTCATTGCAGTCATTTGGATGATGTCAATTGCAATTCATCTGAAACTTCTACAACAGACCCCCTTAACTGGTTCGCTGAGACAGTTTCCTCTTTCGGCAAGGACCTTGATAGCAAGTTGGAGGCTATTTCGAGAGATAAAGATGGGGGTCGAGATGAATCTTCTTTAGAAGATATTGATTCCTTTGAATCAATGGTTTTGAGACTAGCAGAAACCAAGGAAGAGGATTACATGCCGGAGCCTCTAGTTCCCGAAAACTTTAAAGTGGAAGAAACAGGAAGTACCTCATTGTTAACAATACGAACACGAAAGGGCCAAGGAAGGCGAGGAAGGCAGCGGAGGGACTTCCAAAAGGACATCCTTCCAGGTCTTGCTTCTCTATCAAGGCACGAGGTCACACAAGATCTTCAAACATTTGGAGGGCTTATGAGAGCAACAGGTCATTCATGGAATTCTGGATTGACGAGAAGAAATTGTGGTAGGGGGAGGCGACGTTCGATAACTACCTCCCCTCCTGCTTCAGCAGCAGCCACAAGTCGCACACCATTAATGCAGCAGCTTAATAACGCCGAATTGGGGCTCGACGATGGAAGCCTTACTGGATGGGGGAAGACAACTAGACGTCCTCGCAGGCAAAGATGTCCCGCAGGTAACCTACCATCTCTTGCATTAACCTAA
- the LOC105782944 gene encoding uncharacterized protein LOC105782944 isoform X2, which translates to MGTKVQSKSYLPGFYSMRDFNEDSNGCSWPLYYGDKTLTNGQYYNSFFPRAIADVYPEYDKDRLKRTMLEHEAIFHNQVSELHRLYRIQRDLMDEVKKKELQKDQVPTGPSLSSSLLASQITSEVAHKCHIPNSPVANSVCGRPSISGVEDAHSRLSSVKGSSIQAGPFLSQNGVNLKDVEVLECRPTKVRRKMFDLQLPADTYIDIEEAEEFRNDIASGFSTYLPNGNGKIEPESGGKPFRNGVGKTSCHGDGSKSDACSKGKSCLADLNEPVEIEETNGSAHSHFVRHDRYHRGHELSAKPKPELLGFPKDISVNFHRQSDNRSITNLHVENNENARGIFSHVLEAGHSKGNSTSISQSFQPQKLPVPYQQVQVLFEKAHDPPTFSLTDRSKADFSRDRMLQSFEVSGRNHEISNNSYPESNMISKPSSSLNQKSLSVQTHPSLNSYGPYGKSSGISPHSNESFSKKRQESSNSKLNPAFGSEFSYRNGFHYGSSSGSKELGVQLLSTSYGSNVGKVVSEQFPTHGSTMPYNCSNGVDMKSAIDVNLNVVLSNNSSNMPVTQRGPQIDLQRKHEDHLPGLPWLRAKAACKNEAISARRDLNLNVGESIFFQSSSKKSTNKNETGNGFSQIFPQNVKSISSSNNADANRSEISECLHDKRILGVPIFEKHYVSENESSFTSPYVSGSQPSEGEAENKGRNMLLDINLPCDVSLDASQDNVAENSAIEKEADMKISSFGHQIDLNSCAVEDEASFILNVPSTGRKMTGGIDLEAPLIPEPEDVIHGEELSEKAHDLPLVSAESRDESLQDGPMKSAAEAIVAISSSGHCSHLDDVNCNSSETSTTDPLNWFAETVSSFGKDLDSKLEAISRDKDGGRDESSLEDIDSFESMVLRLAETKEEDYMPEPLVPENFKVEETGSTSLLTIRTRKGQGRRGRQRRDFQKDILPGLASLSRHEVTQDLQTFGGLMRATGHSWNSGLTRRNCGRGRRRSITTSPPASAAATSRTPLMQQLNNAELGLDDGSLTGWGKTTRRPRRQRCPAGNLPSLALT; encoded by the exons ATGGGAACAAAAGTTCAGTCGAAAAGCTATTTGCCAGGATTTTACTCAATGAGGGATTTCAACGAGGACTCTAATGGTTGTAGCTGGCCACTTTATTATGGGGATAAAACCTTGACAAACGGTCAGTACTACAATAGCTTTTTCCCGAGGGCCATTGCAGATGTGTATCCTGAGTATGATAAGGACCGATTGAAGAGAACAATGCTTGAGCACGAGGCTATATTTCATAATCAG GTTTCCGAGCTTCATCGCCTGTACAGAATACAAAGGGACTTGATGGAtgaagtgaaaaagaaagaattacaAAAAGATCAGGTTCCTACTGGACCATCATTATCATCAAGCTTGTTAGCGTCGCAAATTACAAGTGAAGTTGCTCACAAATGTCATATCCCCAACTCCCCCGTGGCAAATTCTGTTTGTGGTAGACCATCTATTTCTGGAGTTGAAGATGCTCATTCTCGCCTTAGTTCCGTGAAGGGAAGCAGCATCCAAGCTGGTCCCTTTTTGTCCCAAAATGGAGTTAATTTAAAGGATGTTGAGGTGCTAGAGTGCAGGCCTACAAAAGTGAGAAGGAAAATGTTTGATCTTCAACTTCCGGCAGATACATACATTGATATTGAAGAAGCGGAAGAGTTTCGGAATGACATAGCATCCGGCTTTTCAACTTATCTTccaaatggaaatgggaaaatTGAGCCAGAGAGTGGTGGGAAGCCATTTCGTAATGGTGTTGGAAAGACTAGTTGCCACGGAGATGGATCAAAATCTGATGCATGTTCGAAGGGCAAAAGTTGTTTGGCTGACTTGAATGAGCCAGTTGAGATTGAAGAAACCAATGGTTCTGCACATTCTCACTTTGTACGCCATGATCGCTATCATAGAGGTCATGAACTGTCAGCAAAACCAAAGCCAGAACTTCTTGGTTTCCCAAAAGACATTTCTGTGAATTTTCATCGCCAAAGTGATAATCGGTCCATAACTAATTTGCATGTTGAAAACAATGAGAATGCTAGAGGAATCTTTTCCCATGTGCTTGAAGCTG GGCACAGTAAAGGCAACTCAACGTCTATTTCACAAAGTTTTCAGCCACAGAAGTTGCCTGTACCGTACCAGCAAGTACAGGTTCTTTTCGAGAAAGCTCATGATCCACCAACGTTTTCACTAACTGACCGAAGCAAGGCGGATTTCTCAAGAGACAGAATGCTTCAAAGTTTTGAAGTTTCGGGAAGAAACCATGAAATCTCCAATAACAGCTATCCAGAGTCAAACATGATTTCTAAG CCTTCGAGCAGCTTGAACCAGAAGTCATTGTCAGTTCAGACTCACCCATCTTTGAATTCATATGGTCCTTATGGTAAGAGTTCTGGCATATCACCCCATAGCAATGAGAGTTTCAGCAAGAAAAGGCAAGAAAGTAGCAATTCTAAACTTAACCCTGCTTTTGGAAGTGAATTTTCCTATCGGAACGGTTTTCATTATGGATCCTCGTCGGGGTCCAAGGAACTTGGAGTTCAGCTCCTTTCTACCAGTTATGGTAGTAATGTTGGTAAGGTGGTCTCTGAGCAATTCCCTACTCATGGTTCGACTATGCCTTACAACTGCTCGAACGGTGTTGATATGAAGTCTGCTATCGATGTGAATTTGAATGTGGTGCTTTCAAACAATTCATCTAACATGCCAGTTACGCAACGAGGTCCTCAAATAGATTTACAAAGAAAGCATGAAGACCATCTACCAGGGCTGCCATGGCTAAGGGCCAAGGCTGCTTGTAAGAATGAGGCGATAAGTGCAAGGAGGGACTTGAACTTGAACGTTGGAGAGTCAATCTTCTTTCAATCTTCTTCGAAGAAATCGACCAATAAAAATGAGACTGGAAATGGTTTCAGTCAAATTTTTCCACAGAATGTGAAGTCAATTTCATCCTCCAACAATGCCGATGCCAACAGGAGTGAAATAAGTGAATGTCTGCATGATAAAAGGATTTTAGGGGTtcccatttttgaaaaacattatgTTTCTGAGAACGAGTCTTCTTTTACCTCCCCATATGTATCTGGTTCTCAACCATCTGAAGGTGAAGCAGAAAATAAGGGGAGAAATATGTTACTTGATATTAACTTACCTTGTGATGTGTCTCTTGATGCGAGCCAAGACAATGTTGCAGAGAATTCGGCCATAGAGAAGGAAGCAGATATGAAGATATCAAGTTTCGGACATCAAATTGACTTGAACTCGTGTGCTGTTGAGGATGAAGCTTCTTTTATACTGAATGTTCCAAGCACTGGTAGGAAGATGACTGGAGGAATAGATTTGGAAGCTCCACTCATTCCCGAGCCTGAGGATGTTATTCATGGAGAAGAATTATCAGAAAAGGCACATGACTTACCTCTGGTATCAGCAGAAAGCCGAGATGAGTCCTTGCAGGATGGACCTATGAAGAGTGCAGCTGAGGCAATAGTGGCCATCTCATCATCCGGTCATTGCAGTCATTTGGATGATGTCAATTGCAATTCATCTGAAACTTCTACAACAGACCCCCTTAACTGGTTCGCTGAGACAGTTTCCTCTTTCGGCAAGGACCTTGATAGCAAGTTGGAGGCTATTTCGAGAGATAAAGATGGGGGTCGAGATGAATCTTCTTTAGAAGATATTGATTCCTTTGAATCAATGGTTTTGAGACTAGCAGAAACCAAGGAAGAGGATTACATGCCGGAGCCTCTAGTTCCCGAAAACTTTAAAGTGGAAGAAACAGGAAGTACCTCATTGTTAACAATACGAACACGAAAGGGCCAAGGAAGGCGAGGAAGGCAGCGGAGGGACTTCCAAAAGGACATCCTTCCAGGTCTTGCTTCTCTATCAAGGCACGAGGTCACACAAGATCTTCAAACATTTGGAGGGCTTATGAGAGCAACAGGTCATTCATGGAATTCTGGATTGACGAGAAGAAATTGTGGTAGGGGGAGGCGACGTTCGATAACTACCTCCCCTCCTGCTTCAGCAGCAGCCACAAGTCGCACACCATTAATGCAGCAGCTTAATAACGCCGAATTGGGGCTCGACGATGGAAGCCTTACTGGATGGGGGAAGACAACTAGACGTCCTCGCAGGCAAAGATGTCCCGCAGGTAACCTACCATCTCTTGCATTAACCTAA